The sequence AATTCATCTCCCACCTAAAGAGGAGGGGGTCTTCTTGAAGTTTTTAGATAAAACTTTTTTATACCTGATAAAATATGATATAATTAATTCATAAGCAAAGTACTAAGGAGGTATGTATATGTCTGTATTATTTATTAACTATCCAAAATGTTCAACTTGTATAAATGCCAGAAAATGGCTTGAAGAACACAAAATTGATTTTACAAGTAGACATATCGTTGAGGATAATCCTAAAAAAGAAGAATTGAAAAAATATGTTGCCTTAAGTGGACTTCCAGTTAAAAAATTCTTTAACACAAGTGGAGTTCTTTATAGACAGATGAATTTAAAGGAAAAACTTGCAAAAGCCTCTGAAGATGAGATGTTAGATATTCTATCTTCCAATGGTATGCTGGTAAAAAGACCTTTGGTAATTGCTGATAAAGGAGTTCTTATTGGATTTAAAAAAGATCAATGGGAAGAATTCTTTAAATAATAAGGGGGGAAGTATTTAATGAGAAACAAAAAGAAATTACAAGAAGTAGATAAAGAGGTATTTGAAGCTATTGAAAAAGAAAAAAAGAGACAAAATAACGGGATTGAGCTTATAGCGTCAGAAAACTTCGTATCAGATGCAGTATTAGAAGCTGCTGGAAGTGTTATGACAAATAAGTATGCTGAAGGATACCCAGATAAAAGATACTATGGTGGATGTGTACATGTTGACGTAGTGGAAAAATTAGCTCAGGAAAGACTAAAAAAACTATTTAACGTAAAATATGTAAATGTACAGCCACACTCAGGTTCACAAGCTAACATGGCAGTTTATAAAGCACTTTTAAATATTGGTGATACAGTACTTGGAATGAAACTTGATCATGGTGGACATCTTACTCATGGTAAAAATGTAAACTTCTCAGGAAAAGATTATAAAATATATTCATATAGTGTATCTGAAACTGATGAAAGAATCGATTATGATGCTTTAGAAAAATTAGCTCTTGAAGTTAAACCTAAAATGATAATTGCAGGAGCAAGTGCATATTCTAGAATAATTGATTTTAAAAGATTCAGAGAAATTGCAGATAAAGTTGGAGCATATCTAATGGTAGATATGGCCCATATTGCTGGACTTGTAGCTGCTGGAATTCACCCTAGCCCTATTCCTTATGCTCATGTTGTAACTAGTACAACTCATAAGACTTTAAGAGGACCTCGTGGTGGAATCATCATGACTAATGACCCAGAAATAGCTAAAAAAATCAATAAAACTATATTCCCTGGAATCCAAGGTGGACCACTTATGCATATAATAGCTGCTAAAGCTGTTGCATTTAAAGAAGCATTAGGTGACGATTTCAAAGAGTATCAACAACAGATAGTTAAAAACGCCAAAACACTTGCAGAAGAACTTGAAAAGGGTGGACTTAGAATAGTAAGTGGTGGAACTGATAACCATATGATGCTTGTTGATACTAAAAATTCTAAAGGACTTACTGGAGATGAGGTTGAAAAAGCTTTAGACAAAGCTGGAATCACTGTTAATAAAAATGGAATACCTTATGACAAAGAAAAACCTATGATTACAAGTGGAATCAGAATCGGAACTCCAGCTGTAACTACCAGAGGAATGAAAGAGCCTGAAATGAAAAAAATAGCTCACTTTATTTTAGAAGCTATTAACAATGTTAAAAATGATGAAAAATTACAGAAAATCAAAGAAGAAGTAGAAGCTTTCTGTATGAATTTTCCATTATAATAGGAGGGAAAAATGGTAGCATTTATTTTAGCTGCTATTGTATTCTATATAGTGTTTAGAATAACATTAAGCATTATAACTGGATGTCTTTCTTTTATAATAATTCTGATATTACTTTCAGTATTTATTCATTTAGTTTTTTAAAACCTTAAAAATTAAGAGCTGTAACAGATTTAACTTAGGTCTGCACAGCTCTTTTTATTATTATCTTTCTTTAATCTCTAAAAAACTTTTATTAATCACACTAACTATTACCAATGTTCCTTCTTCCACTTTTGCATAAAAAAAAGAGAACCTTATAACCTAAAGTTCTCTCAAAATCTTATAATTATCAATTAATTATAATGCTGCTTTAGCAGTTTCAGCTAATTTAGCGAATTCAGCTGCGTTGTTTAGAGCGATGTCAGCAAGTACTTTTCTGTCTAAAACGATTCCAGCTTTTCTAAGTCCGTTGATTAAAGTTGAATAAGTTAATCCATTTAATCTAGCAGCTGCGTTGATTCTGATGATCCATAATTGTCTCATTCTTCTCTTAGTTACTTTTCTATCTCTTGTAGCGTAAGCAGCAGCTCTCATTGTAGCTTGTTTAGCTTGTTTTATAACTGTACCAGATGCCCCTCTAAATCCTTTAGCGGCATTTAAAACTTTTTTATGTTTTCTTTTTCTAACTATTCCAGTTTTAACTCTCATTTATTTTCCTCCTAATTGTCACAATAATTCATTCTATGATAATTTAATTATCTTCCTTTTCCATATGGTAGTAAAGCTTGCATATGTCTTTTTAAAGTTTCAGTAACTACGAAATCTTTTCTAAGGTGATTTTTTCTCTTTCTATCTTTCTTAGTTAAAATGTGACTTTTTCCAGAGTGTTTTACAATAAATTTACCTGTCCCTGTAACTTTAATTCTTTTTCTAGCTCCTCTATGAGTCTTCATTTTTGGCATAATAATGTCCTCCTCTCAAATCTTTAAAACCGTAACTATTTACTTAACACTATTTTTTAGGTGTAAGTATAATATGCTTTTGTCTGTCGTTATATTTTTTATCAGCTTCAGCAATTTCAGCAAATCTTTCAGCAATCTCATCTAGTGTATCTACACCTAATGATTGTTGCATTCTTTCTCTACCGAAAAGAACCATTGTCACTTTAACCTTGTTTTCTTTCTTTAAAAATTTCTCTACTTGAGACATTTTTGTTTCAAGGTCGTGAGTATCTATTCTAGCTGTTACCTTAACCTCTTTTACAACTACCTGTTTCTGATTTTTCTTAGCTTCTTTAGCTTTTCTAGTTTGTTCATATCTGTATTTTCCAAAATCCATAATTTTGCATACAGGTGGTTTAGCATTTGCTGCTATTTCTACTAAATCTAGCCCCTCTTGTCTTGCTATCTCTAATGCTGCATTAGAAGTCATAACTCCTAATTGCTCTCCACTTGAGGAAATTATTCTAAATTCTTTTCCTCTAATTTTTTCGTTGATTCTAATCTTATCAGTAATAATACAACACCTCCACTGTTATACCAACCATAAAATAAAAAAACAGGACGAAACATGTCCTGTACTCATAACTTTTATCATCTATATCAATGTAATCTCTTTAAGTTCTAAAAGTTTTGACCCTATGTAAGTTCGCGACCCATAAGGTGAGAAAGGTTGTTTCTGCTTTAATCATTATTTTTTTTATCTCATACTCTAACAGTATAAGGGATTTTTATTAAAATGTCAAGTTTTTTATAACTTTTTTGACGTTTTTTTTACTTATCCGGAGATTATATTATCATATCTAATTCTTTTTTGCAATAGATATTTTTTATTTTTATAGCCTAGATTTTTTAATAATTTGTGTTATAATAAAAAATGTGATATAAGTCACATAATTTTATCATTTTAATTTAATTAGGGCTCTTATCCTTTATTATTCAGATTCTTACCCCAGTATTGTAATTGAACTATATTATGGATAAGGGCACCTGGTTAAAGTTTTTATAATTATAATTGGAGGACAACAATGAAGAAAACTTTAATGGTTGCAGCTTTATTAGTAGTTGGTACTTCTTTAGCTGCTCAAGGTAGGGAGATTTCAACTGGAAAATTAAATGAAACTCTTATCACTACTGAAAACTTTGAAACAACTGTATTAGACACTGCAAAAGATATAACAATAGTTACTCAAGAAGAGATACAAAATAAGGGAGCTAACACTGTAGCCGATGCTTTAAAAGGTGTGCCTGGATTAACTGTATCTAAAATGGATGGAGCAGATGCACAATTTGACTTAAGAGGTTTTGGTGCTACTGCTGGACAAAATACTTTAGTTCTTTTAGATGGAATTCCATTAAACTCAGTACAAGGAAATGGATATGATACTTCACAAATACCTGTAAGCATAATTGATAGAATCGAAGTTATTCCTGCTGGTGGAAATGTGATGTATGGTGATGGTGCTATAGGAGGAGTTATCAATATCATAACAAAAGCTCCTCAGAACAAAGAAAATTATGGTTCAATGGGACTTGAAGCAAGTTCATGGAGCACGTTAAATGGAAATCTTCACTATGGAACAAAAGTAACAGATAGACTTCTTATGGATGTTGCCTACAATGGATATAAAAGTAATGAATATAGAAGTAAAGAAAAACCTAATGATAACGATGACACTAAGAACTCTGTTTTTTTAAGAGGAAAATACCTTCTTGATAACGGTTCTTTAGATGTAAAATATAGACATAGTAATACAAAAGACTATTATGCTGGCTCATTAACAGAAGAACAATTCGAAGATAGTCCTAAACAAGCTGGTAGCTATGGTGGATTATCAAAAATGACTGAAGATAATTATTCAGCAAAATACGATACTAAACTTACGGACAATGTAGATTTCATGATGTATGGTGGATATGATGCAAGAGAATATGAAGGTTCAAGGAGTCATACTCGTGCTACTCAATCTTTTATAAAACCTCAAGTCAAATATACATATGCTGATAACAGCTATATTATCTTAGGAGGAGACTACAAAGATGGTAAATCAGAAGATAAGATGAACGATGTTAAGGATCAGAAAAGAAAATCTTATGCTGGCTATTTAATGAATAAAACTACTGTTGGAGATTTTCAATTTACTCAAGGATTCAGACATGAAAAAATAGATTATGACTATAATAAAAATGAATATGTAAATGTTGGGTCTGCTTGGTTACTTACAACTACTCCAGCCTCTAAAAAATTCAATGCTAACTCTTGGGAACTTGCTGCTAACTACTTATATTCAGATACAGGTAGTGTATATGTAAGCTATAACCATGGATTTAGAGCACCAACTATTCAAGATTTAAATGCATGGTATGGAGATATAAAATTACAAAAAAATGACGCTTATGAATTAGGTATCAAAGATATGTATGAAAATACCTATATATCTGCTTCTGTTTTCAGAATAGATACTGACAAAGAAATACTATATGATAAAAGATTTAATGTTCCAGGTTCTATGTGGACTGGAGCAAATAAAAACTTTAGTGATAAAGTTAAAAGAATTGGAGGACAAATTGCTCTACAACACTACTTTGATAATTTTACCTTAAGAGAGAATATTACGTATATTCAACCTAAAATAAAAGGTGGAGACTACTCTGGAAATGACTTTCCAGGAGTACCTAGATGGAATGCTAACGCAGGAGTAACATATAACTTTACAGATAAACTTCTTGGAAATTTCGATGTTTACTATGTAGGTAAAGCTTATGTAAACGATGATTTTGCAAACAAATTCGGAAAATTAAACTCTCATACTACTGCTGATATTAATGTTAAATATCAAGTAAATGATGGATTAGAAGTATATACAGGAATAAGAAATATGTTTAACAAAAAATATGCAAATGGAATATTTGGTTCAACTAATAAAAATTACTACCCAGCAGATGGAAGAAGTTACTATGCTGGATTCAGATATAACTTTTAATTACACACACATATAAACTTAAGAAACAAACTCAAAAAGAGGTGTCCCGAGCACCTCTTTTTGCTGTCTAAAAATTTTCTCCTAAAGCTTTTATTCCCAATATTATAAGAACTATTCCACCTAGATATTGAGCCTTTTTTCCTATTATCTCTTTAATCTTATAACCTATTGTTGTTCCAATAAACGATATTAAAAATGTAACTCCTCCTATTAATAAGACTCCTACATATATATTCTCCACATTTTCAAATGCAAATGAAAACCCAACAATAAGAGCATCTATACTGGTTGCTACACCTAATACCATCAGTGTCTTTGCATCACTTATTACACTGCACTCTTCATCTTCTCTTGCTTCTCTTATCATATTAAGTCCAATAAGAACAAGGATTATACATGCAATAACTCCACCATAGACAGATATCTTATCACTGAAGATATTTCCAATTCTATATCCTAACCATGGCATCACTGCCTGAAAAGCTCCAAAAGTAATACCTAACTTTATCCCAAGTTTTTCCTTATTTTCATTGGTAGCCATTCCCTGGCATACACATACAGCAAAAGCATCCATAGCCAAACTTATTCCAATAAGTAAAAAATTAATTATTTGCAATTTCATCTTCTCCTTAAATTAAAACACTTATTTTTTTCAGAAATATCTTACTATTTTATCATAAATTTCAAAAAAATAAATAGTTTTTATCATTTTTTATGTTCTATTCTCCATATAAAAAATAATATTTTGTATACTTCATTTTTTTCTTGTTTTTACTTTACTTTTTTAATACATTTTATACTAGACCAATATTGTTGCCTTATTGTGATTATAATGCTATAATATAATACCAAATTTATATTTGAAAGGGGAAATAAAATGAACGAACAAAAATTTTCAGACAAGATTCTAGCAGGTTTATCAATTGGTATAGTTGTTGCTTTGATACCTGGAGCTTTACTTGGAGAGCTTATGAAAGCTTTATCTGGACATCTTGCTATATCTGGAACTATTCTTTTAATTACTAAAATGGCTACTTCTATGTTACCTTTAGCAATTGGAGTGTGTGTTGGAATGTTATTTAAATTTACTCCAATTCAAACTACTTCAATAGCTATTGCCTGTGCAGTAGGAAGTGGAGTCATTAGAGTAAAAGACGGACTTTTAACTTTAGCAGGAACTGGTGACGTTATTAACACTGCCATAACTGCTGCAATTGCTGCTTTTATAGTTATCAAACTTGGTAACTCATTAAAAGCTTACACTATCCTATTAATTCCTTTAATTGTAATTGTAATAGCTGGTGGAATTGGTATGTTTACACTTCCATATATCAGTAAAGCAACTGGTATTCTTGGAAACATCATCAACCACATCACTACATTACAACCATACATTATGGGAATCTTAATTGCTATTATTTTTGCACTTCTTATTGTATCGCCGTTCTCAACAGTTGGAGTAGCAGTAGCTATTCAAATTGGTGGAATAGCAAGTGGTGCTGCAAACCTTGGAATAGTAGCAGCTGGTATTGGACTTGCAATATCTGGATGGAAGGTAAACTCTTTTGGTACAAGTATTGCTCACTTCCTAGGTTCTCCTAAGATGCAAATGGCAAACTTTGTTAAAAAACCTATTATGCTTTTACCTGTAATTGCAAATGCTGGAGTACTTGGACTATGTGCTGCAATATTTGATATTAAAGGAACTACTATGAGTGCTGGATTTGGATTATCTGGACTTATTGGACCTTTAAACGCTATCAATACTGGTACATCTGTTGTAGTAGCTGGACTTGTATTTATAGTATTCCCAGTTATACTTGGATTTGTATTTGATATTGTATTTAAAAAAGTAATACCTCTAGTTAAACCTGAAGATTATCAAATTACATATCAATAATATTAAAAAAGGAGTAGATGATATATGAAAGTTTTAATGTATGCAGTTAGACCTGATGAAATGGATGCTATACAAAGATATACAAAAGAATTTGGAATAGAATATGATATAGTAAAAGAAAATTTCGGTGTTGAAAATGCTCACAAAGCAAAAGGATATGATGCTATATCAATATTAGGAAACTGTCTTGCTACAAGAGAAGCTTTAAAAATAGTTGCTGACCTTGGTGTAAAGGTAGTTGCTGACAGAAGTACAGGATATGAGAAAATCGACCTTGAAGCTGCAAAAGAGTATGGACTTCAAGTAAGTAACGTTCCTGGATATTCACCAAATGCCATAAGTGAATATGCTATTACTTCAGCACTTATGCTTGCAAGAAATGTTAAAATTATGATGCAACACTCAGCTGTAAACAACTACTCATTAAAAGGACTTATCGGTTTTGAAATCAGAAAATCAGTAGTAGGAATTATTGGTACTGGACGTATTGGTAGAGAAGCTGCAAAAGGATTTAAAGGACTTGGTGCAAGAGTTATTGCTTATGATATCTACCCTTGTGAAGAAGCTAAAGAATATCTTGAATATGTATCTTTAGATGAACTGTTAAGAACAAGTGACGTTATCTCTTTACATATGCCACTATTTGATTCAAACTACCATATGATAAATGCAGAAACTCTTAAAAAGATGAAGAGAACTGCAGTTCTTGTAAATACAAGTAGAGGTGGACTTGTAGATAGTAAAGCTATGTTAGAAGCTCTTGAAAACAAACAGATTGCTGGATATGCTATGGACGTATATGAAAAAGAATTAGGAATCATGCACTGCGATAGAAGCCAATGCCATATTGAAGATGAGGTATTCAACAAACTTCATGCTTTAGATAATGTAATTGTTTCTCCTCACTATGCATTCTATACAGACGAAGCAGTAGCAAATATGGTTGAAATAGCTTTAAAGAACATTTCAGAATTTGAGAAAACTGGACATGTCTTAAATAAATTATTCTAAAGCCTTTAATTTGAGCACCCTTTCATTAGGGTGCTCTTCTCTTTTCTTGCACATTTTTCATCTTTATGTTAAAATCTCAGTATTGATTATAATCATTATAAATTTGGAGGAACTAAAATGAGAAAGATTCTTTCAATGCTGGGATGCTCTCTCACTTTTGCACTTATTTCCTGCACTGAAAATGATCAGGATTATATCAAAAGAATAAAGGCTATCAAGGCAAATAATGGAGATAGTGTAGAGAGAATTGTGGACCATCATATAATAGCAGGAGAGTTCTTAGAAGTTAATCATGAAAATGGAGTGGATCTTAAACTTCAAGCAATTGTAAGTGACATAATATTGTCAGAGCTTGAATTTGGTCATGGAGACAAAGAAGCACTTGAAAGAATGTCAGATAGACTTTTAAAAGAAGGAACCAGGTATCCTGATATAGAAAACATAAATTGGAAGGTGGCTTACAAAGGAAAGGGTGTTACAGTTATTGAGGTTACATCTGACAATGTCCGTATTAGATTTCCAATATTTGAAAAAGATGGAACTAGAACTGTAAACTTTGCTAAAATTACAGTAGCAAATAAAAAAAGAGGCATTGTTGATATTAACCAGCTTAATG is a genomic window of Fusobacterium sp. DD2 containing:
- a CDS encoding arsenate reductase family protein → MSVLFINYPKCSTCINARKWLEEHKIDFTSRHIVEDNPKKEELKKYVALSGLPVKKFFNTSGVLYRQMNLKEKLAKASEDEMLDILSSNGMLVKRPLVIADKGVLIGFKKDQWEEFFK
- the glyA gene encoding serine hydroxymethyltransferase translates to MRNKKKLQEVDKEVFEAIEKEKKRQNNGIELIASENFVSDAVLEAAGSVMTNKYAEGYPDKRYYGGCVHVDVVEKLAQERLKKLFNVKYVNVQPHSGSQANMAVYKALLNIGDTVLGMKLDHGGHLTHGKNVNFSGKDYKIYSYSVSETDERIDYDALEKLALEVKPKMIIAGASAYSRIIDFKRFREIADKVGAYLMVDMAHIAGLVAAGIHPSPIPYAHVVTSTTHKTLRGPRGGIIMTNDPEIAKKINKTIFPGIQGGPLMHIIAAKAVAFKEALGDDFKEYQQQIVKNAKTLAEELEKGGLRIVSGGTDNHMMLVDTKNSKGLTGDEVEKALDKAGITVNKNGIPYDKEKPMITSGIRIGTPAVTTRGMKEPEMKKIAHFILEAINNVKNDEKLQKIKEEVEAFCMNFPL
- the rplT gene encoding 50S ribosomal protein L20, which translates into the protein MRVKTGIVRKRKHKKVLNAAKGFRGASGTVIKQAKQATMRAAAYATRDRKVTKRRMRQLWIIRINAAARLNGLTYSTLINGLRKAGIVLDRKVLADIALNNAAEFAKLAETAKAAL
- the rpmI gene encoding 50S ribosomal protein L35, translating into MPKMKTHRGARKRIKVTGTGKFIVKHSGKSHILTKKDRKRKNHLRKDFVVTETLKRHMQALLPYGKGR
- the infC gene encoding translation initiation factor IF-3, whose protein sequence is MITDKIRINEKIRGKEFRIISSSGEQLGVMTSNAALEIARQEGLDLVEIAANAKPPVCKIMDFGKYRYEQTRKAKEAKKNQKQVVVKEVKVTARIDTHDLETKMSQVEKFLKKENKVKVTMVLFGRERMQQSLGVDTLDEIAERFAEIAEADKKYNDRQKHIILTPKK
- a CDS encoding TonB-dependent receptor, producing MKKTLMVAALLVVGTSLAAQGREISTGKLNETLITTENFETTVLDTAKDITIVTQEEIQNKGANTVADALKGVPGLTVSKMDGADAQFDLRGFGATAGQNTLVLLDGIPLNSVQGNGYDTSQIPVSIIDRIEVIPAGGNVMYGDGAIGGVINIITKAPQNKENYGSMGLEASSWSTLNGNLHYGTKVTDRLLMDVAYNGYKSNEYRSKEKPNDNDDTKNSVFLRGKYLLDNGSLDVKYRHSNTKDYYAGSLTEEQFEDSPKQAGSYGGLSKMTEDNYSAKYDTKLTDNVDFMMYGGYDAREYEGSRSHTRATQSFIKPQVKYTYADNSYIILGGDYKDGKSEDKMNDVKDQKRKSYAGYLMNKTTVGDFQFTQGFRHEKIDYDYNKNEYVNVGSAWLLTTTPASKKFNANSWELAANYLYSDTGSVYVSYNHGFRAPTIQDLNAWYGDIKLQKNDAYELGIKDMYENTYISASVFRIDTDKEILYDKRFNVPGSMWTGANKNFSDKVKRIGGQIALQHYFDNFTLRENITYIQPKIKGGDYSGNDFPGVPRWNANAGVTYNFTDKLLGNFDVYYVGKAYVNDDFANKFGKLNSHTTADINVKYQVNDGLEVYTGIRNMFNKKYANGIFGSTNKNYYPADGRSYYAGFRYNF
- a CDS encoding manganese efflux pump MntP family protein is translated as MKLQIINFLLIGISLAMDAFAVCVCQGMATNENKEKLGIKLGITFGAFQAVMPWLGYRIGNIFSDKISVYGGVIACIILVLIGLNMIREAREDEECSVISDAKTLMVLGVATSIDALIVGFSFAFENVENIYVGVLLIGGVTFLISFIGTTIGYKIKEIIGKKAQYLGGIVLIILGIKALGENF
- a CDS encoding PTS sugar transporter subunit IIC, translating into MNEQKFSDKILAGLSIGIVVALIPGALLGELMKALSGHLAISGTILLITKMATSMLPLAIGVCVGMLFKFTPIQTTSIAIACAVGSGVIRVKDGLLTLAGTGDVINTAITAAIAAFIVIKLGNSLKAYTILLIPLIVIVIAGGIGMFTLPYISKATGILGNIINHITTLQPYIMGILIAIIFALLIVSPFSTVGVAVAIQIGGIASGAANLGIVAAGIGLAISGWKVNSFGTSIAHFLGSPKMQMANFVKKPIMLLPVIANAGVLGLCAAIFDIKGTTMSAGFGLSGLIGPLNAINTGTSVVVAGLVFIVFPVILGFVFDIVFKKVIPLVKPEDYQITYQ
- a CDS encoding NAD(P)-dependent oxidoreductase — its product is MKVLMYAVRPDEMDAIQRYTKEFGIEYDIVKENFGVENAHKAKGYDAISILGNCLATREALKIVADLGVKVVADRSTGYEKIDLEAAKEYGLQVSNVPGYSPNAISEYAITSALMLARNVKIMMQHSAVNNYSLKGLIGFEIRKSVVGIIGTGRIGREAAKGFKGLGARVIAYDIYPCEEAKEYLEYVSLDELLRTSDVISLHMPLFDSNYHMINAETLKKMKRTAVLVNTSRGGLVDSKAMLEALENKQIAGYAMDVYEKELGIMHCDRSQCHIEDEVFNKLHALDNVIVSPHYAFYTDEAVANMVEIALKNISEFEKTGHVLNKLF